The DNA sequence TGAGGCCTGCTCAACTAGACTGGAGAGTGGGTTCAGGCACCCTCTGGTCCCCTAGGACTCCTGGCTTCAGCCTTCAGGGCATCCTCTGGAAGAATGGGACCAGCCACCCGCTAGAGAGGTCATGCCTGGGACTCACGAAGGACTGGGTGCTTCAAATCCACAGGGCTTGCAAAGAGAGGTGTTAGCAGCACCTCAAGCTGCTACTAGCATCTTTCAGAAGCACAGTGCATTTTTGCAACAGCCGGCACAAACAGGGCATTTGAAAGCACTTGGGAAACCATGAATTGAAAGTAAAAAGCTATAGCTTTTTGAGGCCCTACCATGTGCAGGGTGCTGTGCAAGCTGCTTTACACAGTGAACTCTGGTTCTGATGCTCTCACAAACTCATGGCAGAGTGGCCAGAGCCAGACGGTCACTGAATGCAAACGAACCCAGGTGAACCTCGTCACACCACTCTCAGAGGGAAGAGTGGTACACATCCATTCCTACACATTCTCAAGGCCCTTTTGTTTTTGACAGTTCTCATGTCTTAGTTCTCAGAAACAGtgccacagattttttttccttctaaatgcCTCATAGGAGACAGGCACACCAGAACTCAACTGCAGGAGCCAGACACATCTCAAGGTAGAGTTATGGCTTACAGCATGTGCATGAGTGTTCAAACGTGTTTATTAAGTTATAATGATAACCTCTTTCCCCACTGTGCAAGGACTGTGAGTGCTTTTCATTTTCAGACCATCTGGTCCTTGGCTCAAAGCCTCCTTCAGCTCTGGGCACCCTTCCCTGCTGCTGGTGAGGCCCACCTCCCGACCCCGTCTCCCCCTTGCTCACCGGCTCCAGCAACACCTACCTCCTAGATGTTCCTGCAACACACCCAGCTCACCAgacccagggccctgccctcgCCACTGCCCCACCTGGAACACCGTCCCCTGGTCATCTCCATGCACATGTGGTTCAGGCCTCTGCTCGCACCTCTGCCGCCTCTCATGGAGACCCCCACATCCCTTTTCCTCCTTTACACATGTCTGAAATGCTACTGTCTGTTCTATGTTTATCTGCTTGTTGTGTGTCTCCCCGTGAGACCATGAGCACATCTGTCTCGGTCACTGCTGTGTTCTCAGCGCCCAGCCTAGGGCTAGGCACAGAGCAGAGCTTGGGACCTGCGTGCTGAGTGACTGAACTCCCGCACAACCCTCCCACTACAGACGCCAAAGGACAAGAGAAGTCACCAGACACCAGGAGACAAGGAAAGGAGCAAGAAGTGGCAGTTCCTGGCTGAGCGGTGAAGGTCCTTACAGTGAGGAGGCTGAGAGCAGCAGGGGCAGGCGGTCCTGGGAGCTACCTGTGGCCCTGGGTGGCGGCGTTCATGTGGTCCCGGATACTGATGGCCTGTTTCAGGAGACCCTCCACGCTGCGGAAGTAGACGCTACTGTCCACAAGGTTCTTCACGGCGCTGAAATGGGAGGATGGAGCCGGTTGGTACTGCCCTGCTTCACCCTCCCCTCCTGGCGCCTGCCGGTGTATCCCCCCACCAGAGCTCAGTGGGGGCCCTGTATGGGCTGGACGCTCAGCAGGCTCCTCGGGGAGTTCTGCAGGACTCCCTGAGGGCTCACCATGGGCTTCAAGTTTAGACTTCCCTGCTACGCCCAGATGACAAGTGACAGAGCACTGGGTAGCAAGACGCAACCTTTACCTCACCACCACTAGCCCATCTATCATCCCTGAAGGAGCTGTAAGCAGGCAAAGATGGGCTCAAGCACATCCTGCTTTCCTCTTAGATAACCTATGCCTGCCCCTGAAGGAAGCTGGTTAACTCGACTGTGAAAAGCTCTGGAGTTAAGTTACGTGGAACCAGGATAACTCATCACCCTCAGGGGGAACTACTGCCGAGCTGCAAGAGCCCCGTGCTGGTGCCACACTGCCGACTGTCTAATGCAAACATCCCTTCCAGCGGCACTCGGGGCCTGGCTAATGCCAGAAAGTCACCGGGCAACAGCATCTGCAGCAAAAATAGAAGTGTTGTTTTAAAGTCCTatcaaagacagaagaaaaatcactCCCATTTGTTATCAGTCAGGGACTCGTGCTTGATGGCCCACCTCGACAACAAGCTCTCCAATATAAGCTCACTGTTGAATAGTTTACCCCAACAACCTACCACTATAACATCTTTCAGTTTTACACCAACCATTAACACTGCGTAAGGCACTTCAAACAACTAAAAGATAAGGGCTCTTTCATGTCCACAAAGGAAAACATGGTTTTCTAGCATTAGAGAAATTCACATCTCCCTAAAGAGAGTGCCCAGAGGACACTGGCCCCCTGCTGAGCCCAGCGCAGTCCAGTGGAACTTTCTGGAATATGATGTTCTTTACTGAGAGGGCTGCtcagtacttgaaatgtggctagcaaGACTGAGGAGCTAACTCtttcatcttatttcattttaatgcgttaaaattttaaatgtgaacacCCACCTATGGCCTGGGGCTCCTGCACTGGACAGTGCAGctagagaaaatgggagaaagtaCAGACTTTGACATGTCCTTCCTTGAACCTGGGCCTTGCTGATGAGCTCACAGCTGTCCAGGAGCGGTCCAGCAGCCAAAAGAGAGacactcatttcttttcttgagcTAAGGAAGGTGTCTGTGACCACCATCCTCAGGAAGACGGCATCTGTCTGGGTCACCCCCAGGCCCAGTGGAGGGGCCAAGGCTGCTGATGGCAGAACACCCAGCTCAGTGCCACCAGCAGGAGGACTTCCTGTCTAGGAACCTTTGCCCACACAACCAAACAGCAAGAGGCAAGCAAACCCCATGGCTCCCCAGCTGCATCCAGCTTCCACCAAAATGACCCACAGCCCAAGCCAGAGGCAGTTGGCACTTCTACAGAGTCACCCAACTCCCGAGGCAAACAGCCCAGCCACGGCGTTAAATACAGGCACGGGGAATGGACggcagggcaggaggccaggccGGCACGGCTACAGTAACAGAAAGAAACACCAGCGACTGCTTCTCACTGGCAGGCACACCTTTCCcttgggaaaattaaaaacaatctgGAGATTCtgagaaagttaaacaaaaataaatggtatACCCATGTTCACAacagctctattcacaatagctaaaacatggaagcaacccacggGTCCAtagacagatgaacagataaacacaaCTCGGTCCATCTATACGACagattattattcagccttaaaagggaagaaaattttgaCACATGGTATAGCATGGATGAACCataaggacattatgctcagggaaataagccagttacaaaagggacaaatactgcatgattccacttatacaaggtccctagaggagtcagattcacagagagagaaagtaggatggaggctggggctgagggaggtggatggggagttagtgtttaatggggacagtttcagtttgggatgatgaacaAGTCTTGGaaatggatggtggggatggctgcacaacattatGAGTGCATTTAataacactgaattgtacacttaaaagtggttaaggggccggccccatggctgagtggttaagtttgtgtgctcccaggttcaccagttcggatggtgggcgcggacatggcacagtggtcaggccatgttgaggcggcatcccacatcccaccactagaaggatctacaactagaatctacagctatgtactggggagatttggggagaaaaagcaaaaaaaaaaagtggttaagatgataaattttacgtttatgtattttaccacaataaaaaaattggaaataagtataaattaaaaaataaacagccgTATTCATTCTTTGGCCCGGCCCCCAGCTGCCATCCACCCTAGCAGCCAGTCTGTGGTCCGGGCTATGAGGGGGAAATGCCAGCCCCTAGTGGGGCCAGCTCCCTGCCTGGGTGGCACCTCCCAAAATACTTATCAGCCATTCTTGTGACAGATAGGGAGGGGCTCAGTGCAAGGAAGAAGCCTGCCAGAGGCACACGGGTGCAGGGCAAATGGTAAGAAGCAGGCTGGGGCTGGAACCCACCACACAGCCAGGTGAGTTGAGATCCACATGCCTCCACTCAGATGGGTTTGGAAGGGCAGGGCTCACTGGACAGCTGGCTGGGGGCCCTGAGCATCCAGGAGGCTAGGGCATGGTGGGGAGTCTGCGGTGCTCACCTGCAGGCATACTCCACTGTATAGATGGcgccctggctctgctcctcccaTCGCTGCATGTcggcctgtggggagggggagtgcTTTTAGCAGGAAGGGCTGCCACTCAGAAGGCTATCCTCCCAGCTCTGTGGGATGGAGCACCCAATCACTGATCACCACGGCCACAGAGATAGGTCCCCTCCAGCTCCTGACTTTTCCTCCTACAACTTCCCTCCCACACCAGTTGGGCTTGCTGTGAACACTTGGCCATCAcccttcagggcctttgcactggctgttccctccgCCTGGCATGCCCTTCCCTCTGGTCTTTGCATGGCTGCCTCCTTTGTACACAGGTCACAACTAACACAGATCCTACTGTCCTCTCCTTCAAAATCTGCCCCAGATATGTCTACCCATGACCCCAACTTGGCTCAATGACCATGTGCCTCCTTGCTGGTGTCCCAGCCTTGACTCTTATCCCCGTAGCCCTTGCTCCACACTGCAGGCCCCAGCTCATGAGGTGCGGaccctgggggaggtgggaggcaggggcaggcagggctcaCCTTGTGCTGGGCCAGCTCAGGCAGTGAACGGCGCACGTGCTCCTGCAGGCGGTACAGGGCCACGGACGGCTCATTGGCCAAGACATAGATGCTCTCGGTAAACTTGTCCGTGACTGGATCCAGGATTGAGAGTCAGCCAGTAGGTGGGGTGTTGGGGAGGGGGACACAGGAACAGGGAGGACAAAGGGACAAAGCATCAGACTCCTGATTCCTCAACCTATGAATCCAGCCAGAGCAGACAGGAGTGTCCAGTGTCTCCCCCAGCAGCTGGGTCACCTGTGTCCCCAGTGTTGGGTTGAAGGAGATGGTCACAGCAGAGCTGGACAAGTCCGTCTGGGAGTCACAGAAGGATCTCAATCTCAATGATGTTAATGCACCGAGTGAACTCATAATCTCTCCCCGCCCGAACCCACTTGTAGTGGACACTGCTGCCACCCACTCAGATGCCCCCAAATTCCATTTACCCCAGTGACCACATCTGAGATTCTTCTTCAGAGGATGCCCACTGGTTACTGGACCTGAAAATGCCTGAAAGTTTACATCCCTGGATGGCCTCTGCCATGACTGACTAGGGAAGCGTATGAAAACCCGTGACCCGAGCTGTGTATCAGAGGCATGACTCATGCCCCTGAGCTCCCCTCTGGGATCAGGCTGAGTCCTCCCGCCATGGAATTTTACCAGAGGTTGCTCATTGctcagcctcctccctggccctgtCCTGTTTCCTACTCTCCCCTGTGGGGTTCTCCTGGTAAGTTAATTACACACAAATCCTCATCCCAGGGTATGCGTCAACAAACAGCATTCCCAGCCAGCTGGTCATCCACACGCTCCCATCCAAGAGCAGATCCTGCTGGTTCTGCCACAAAACAAAGCCTAAATCTCACTCATTCTTACCATTACCCTGTCCTCACTGGTCCACCTCCCACCTGGATGCCAGATTCAGTTCCTCCCTggtctccctgtgtcctctcctgCCAACAGTCTGATCTCCAGACTTCAGATGGAGTGAGCTCCTAATGAACATATCAGATATGTCCCTTCCTTGCTTGAAACTCTCCCATGGCTCCCATCAGCCAGAGAATAAAATCCACCTACTTACCATAGCCCACAATGCCCTGCATGTTTTGCCTGCTGTTgacctccctgccctcctcaccctccaccccaggcACAACGGCCTCCTGGCTATTCCTCGGACACTCTCAGCACTATACAAAAGcactttctgagatgatggaaaagttctataATCTATACCGGCCAATTTGGTAGCCGCTAACcacgtgtggctactgagcacttgaaacgtgactcagaaatcaaattttacctaattttaattaaataccCACAAATACTGTGACTAGTAGCTATAGAGTGTGTTGCAACACAGCTCTAAACACTTcgccacctcagggcctttgcatctgtTTTTCCCACCACTCATACACCCTCCCCCCACTGGGTTCTTTTCATccttcagctcaaatgtcacctgggCAAGGCCTTCCCTGATCTGATCACCAGGCTTAATCAGATATCCCTTCCACCTCATTCTTGACCTCAACACCCTGTTCATTTCTCTTATACTTAAATTCTCATTCTTTATTAGGTTAcatgtttacagaaaaaaagaaattaaagcttggattcatgagggcaggggcatctctgagcctcagtttcctcatctgtaaaaatgggataACGGTACCCATCTCGAGGTTTGCTGCAGAGATGGACCGGGTGCTATTGCCCAGTGCAGTGTGGCTGGCAAGAGAGAGCACCCTGGTGTGTCTGGGAGTCGAGAGAGGCAGGGAATCTCTCCAGCTCACTGCTGTAACGAGTGGGGCAGAGCCCACCCTGCCACCTCCAAACTGTGCCCCCTTACCCTCTTAGGCTTCCTCGGTGTGAAATTGCGCATAGTAATACCTTACACCTCACGGTGTTGTTACGAAGGAGATGGAATTCGGTGTACTTGAGCCTTCTAAAtaattaactaaaaaaataacaaacacctGTATAACTTAAAAACAGTTCGTGGCATTTTGTAATTTGTAACTCTGtgacttacaaatatttgatAAGCCAACGTAAACATACACAAACGCGTAAATACGTAAGAAACAATACACAGGCCATGGCCACGCCCCAGGCGTTCCTCCAATGCTTTACAAATATCGGATTattgaattctcacaacaatcctatgggaggtgggaggaagactATTGCGCTCCCCTTTCTAGGATGACAAAACCGAGGCACCGAGACTTTCTAAAGGTTTCAAAACTAGTCAGCGGCCAAACCGGGATTCCACAGCAGTTCAATCACTGCCCCGCACGCTCCCTCCGCGCCTTCGCCCCATCCCGCCCTCTGTCCGGCCGCCCCTCCCCGAGTTCCTGGTCCCTCCATCCCTCTCGGGGCCCGCACCACCTTTCTTCCCCTTGAGCTGCATCTCTGGTTCCTCCATAGCGACAGCGCCCCGATCCCGAGGACTGCCACCGGAAGTCTGGGGATGGAGACCGCTGCCTAAACCTTCCCCTGCAAAACCGGACGCCGCCCTGACTCAGTTCCGGTAACCAAGTGGCCTACCCTCCCTGCTCCTCCGTCTACCCAGACAGAAGAGGGACCGTGAGTGGGAGACTGGGGAAGGAGCCACACTCGGAGGCGGGTGAGGAGGGGGCGGAGACCTCCTGAAGCTCCAGGAGGGACACCTAGGCGGGGGAGGGGTAAGGGTGTTCTCGCTTCCCGAATCCCCTTTTCTGGAAGCAGACGAAATGGGGGAACACGCCACACAGCGCTCACTTCGGGCTGTATAAACGCCCTCCTTGTACCCTCCCCGCTGCCACCAAATCCCTGCACATCCTCATGAGCGCCCAAAATTGCACAGGGAACATTGTTATGGGAGGCGCCGGCAATGGCGTCACCCCTTTAAATCCCAGATGCCCTGCCTGCTTCCCTCCCGCCCTCCGCCTGAAGAAAGCCCCGCCCATTCGCCCGAAGGTGGAGCTGATTGGCTCCCTCTGGAAAGACGTGTGGGCGGAGCTGAGGGTGAGGGAAAACAGTGGCCTTGAAATCCTCTGAGGTCCAGCCCACCCCTCTCCGACCGAGAGGGGCTCCCATCTGAGCCACGGGGACAAGAACGCGCAGGCGCAACTGCGTTGCTCGGGCACAGGCGGAAACCACGCCCCTCCCCCAAAACTTAAAGGGCCAGAAGCAGCTCCCGCTCCTCGGCCCTTCCGCACTTTTGGGGGACGGGGGTGCGCAGGCGCAGTGGGGGAGCTCTGGGGTAGGGGTAGCGGTCGCGTATTAAGTTGCTCTCTGTCCTGGCAGAAGAAGCTAGGGCGCTGAGGGTCCAGGCGCCAGCTCGCTCTCCCCTACAGCAGTTGGAGGAGAAAAGTTCGTGAATTGGGCCCCCAAGTTTTGGGGGACCCGGGCTTGCTGCGCGGAGCGACAGAGGAGGCCCGTGGGAGGTGAGTGGACCTCCTGGATCTGTTTGGGAGGGGCAGATGAGATGGGACCAGTCACATCTTTGTTGAGCCCTCACTCATTCTGCGAACAGCCCCCGCAAAATAACCACAGAGAAC is a window from the Equus quagga isolate Etosha38 chromosome 9, UCLA_HA_Equagga_1.0, whole genome shotgun sequence genome containing:
- the BORCS8 gene encoding BLOC-1-related complex subunit 8, with translation MEEPEMQLKGKKVTDKFTESIYVLANEPSVALYRLQEHVRRSLPELAQHKADMQRWEEQSQGAIYTVEYACSAVKNLVDSSVYFRSVEGLLKQAISIRDHMNAATQGHSPEEPPPPSST